Proteins from a single region of Chitinibacter bivalviorum:
- a CDS encoding shikimate kinase: MPGMKMPGNFFLVGLMGAGKTTVGRALAKAASKTFYDSDHEIEARTGARIPTIFELEGEVGFRQREAEAIADLTQLKNIVLATGGGAVLHPANRAHLRRNGYVIYLCASPEELYKRTCHDKNRPLLQTADPKARLAELYAIRDPLYREVADLVMDTSQQSVNSLLQLLLKELERKT, encoded by the coding sequence ATGCCTGGTATGAAAATGCCAGGCAATTTTTTTTTAGTCGGCCTAATGGGGGCCGGCAAGACCACAGTTGGGCGCGCGCTAGCAAAAGCCGCAAGCAAAACTTTCTATGACTCAGATCATGAAATTGAAGCTAGAACCGGTGCCCGTATCCCCACCATATTTGAATTAGAGGGGGAGGTCGGTTTTCGTCAACGCGAAGCGGAAGCCATAGCTGACCTCACGCAGCTGAAAAATATCGTCTTAGCAACAGGCGGTGGAGCTGTGCTCCATCCGGCTAATCGAGCGCATTTACGGCGAAATGGCTACGTGATTTATCTATGCGCGAGCCCAGAAGAGCTTTATAAGCGCACCTGCCACGATAAAAATCGCCCTTTACTTCAAACTGCAGATCCAAAGGCTCGCCTCGCCGAGCTTTACGCCATACGTGATCCTTTGTATCGTGAAGTGGCCGATCTAGTCATGGATACTAGCCAGCAGAGCGTGAATTCCTTGCTGCAACTACTGCTAAAAGAATTGGAAAGAAAAACATGA
- a CDS encoding penicillin-binding protein 1A, whose protein sequence is MTKKILLVFIAIFSLLSLIVTALFVLAVAVTYPKLPSLEALTDYKPKVPLRIFTQDNVLIGEFGEERRAFTPINKVPQQMINALLAAEDERFYEHGGIDYIGVLRAIAGNVISGQAHSGASTITMQVAKNFYLTNEKTFTRKFTEALLSFKIEHNLSKDQILELYINQIYLGQRAYGFASAAQIYYGKDISNLTIAEMAMLAGLPKAPSAYNPVVNPKRAKLRQLYVLRRMHELNKITTAEYEAAKVAPLEVKRSAQQFPVHAEYVAEMVRQMMFERYKDAIYTQGFQVYTTLDSKKQQAAYESLRTGLIDYDTRHGYRGPEGFIEPSLLASGSEDQLDDALSNTKETDDLRVAVVISSDTKAVNAYIKGGEKITIQGDGLKFARSALSDKNAPANRIRPGAIIRVRASEQGWVISQLPQVEGAFVAMNPQQGAIIALVGGFDYNRNNFNHVTQAWRQPGSSFKPFIYSAALERGVTTSTQINDAPLVIDPEQVGGQRWEPKNYDGKFAGMMSVRKALTLSKNLVSIRILQAIGTDYAQQHITRFGFDPKNHPPYLTMALGAGSVTPLQMAEGYSVFANTGFRVRSYFVDRITDSRGNIIAKTQPEIAGQNAPRTLDARNAFIMTSMMGDVIKMGTATKAKVLGRNDMAGKTGTTNDAYDAWFAGFTPQLVAITWIGFDQPRSLGARETGGAAALPVWINFMSTALKDIPELPKVVPDGIITKTTETENGPITEYYLQEYPNTNAELGLGGSSEGGDNQPLGEIKELLF, encoded by the coding sequence ATGACAAAAAAAATACTTTTGGTGTTTATTGCAATATTTTCACTACTCAGCTTAATCGTTACGGCTCTTTTTGTGCTGGCTGTAGCTGTCACGTACCCAAAGCTGCCATCATTGGAGGCTTTAACTGATTATAAGCCCAAAGTCCCTTTGCGCATTTTTACGCAAGATAACGTTTTAATTGGGGAATTTGGTGAAGAACGGCGGGCATTCACGCCAATCAACAAAGTGCCGCAACAGATGATCAACGCGCTATTAGCCGCTGAAGATGAGCGTTTTTATGAGCATGGCGGCATTGATTACATTGGCGTATTACGTGCGATCGCAGGAAATGTAATATCAGGGCAAGCTCATTCTGGTGCCAGCACAATTACCATGCAGGTAGCAAAGAATTTTTATCTCACAAATGAAAAAACATTCACTCGCAAATTCACTGAGGCACTTTTATCTTTCAAAATTGAACACAATCTATCGAAAGATCAAATTTTAGAGCTCTATATCAATCAAATTTATTTGGGTCAAAGAGCATATGGCTTTGCGTCGGCAGCACAAATCTATTATGGCAAAGACATATCCAACTTAACGATTGCCGAAATGGCAATGTTAGCGGGGCTGCCTAAAGCACCGTCGGCTTACAATCCGGTCGTAAATCCAAAAAGGGCGAAACTGCGTCAGCTTTATGTTTTAAGACGCATGCACGAGCTAAATAAAATTACCACTGCGGAATATGAAGCAGCCAAAGTAGCTCCTCTGGAAGTAAAACGCTCTGCTCAACAGTTCCCCGTACATGCTGAATATGTTGCGGAAATGGTGCGCCAGATGATGTTTGAGCGCTATAAAGATGCCATCTACACACAGGGTTTTCAGGTTTACACCACGCTTGATAGCAAAAAACAACAAGCGGCCTATGAATCACTCCGTACAGGTCTCATCGACTACGATACACGACACGGCTATCGTGGGCCTGAAGGCTTTATTGAGCCATCACTACTCGCCTCTGGCTCCGAAGATCAGCTCGATGATGCTTTAAGCAACACCAAAGAAACAGATGACCTCAGAGTTGCTGTTGTTATCTCTAGCGACACCAAAGCTGTCAATGCCTACATTAAAGGCGGTGAGAAAATCACTATCCAAGGTGATGGATTGAAGTTTGCTCGCTCTGCACTTTCCGATAAAAACGCGCCAGCCAACCGAATTCGGCCCGGTGCAATTATCCGTGTTCGTGCATCAGAGCAAGGATGGGTCATCTCACAACTACCACAAGTAGAGGGTGCTTTTGTAGCGATGAACCCGCAACAAGGTGCAATCATTGCGTTGGTTGGCGGCTTTGATTACAACCGGAACAACTTCAATCATGTGACCCAAGCATGGCGTCAACCTGGTTCAAGTTTCAAGCCTTTCATCTATTCAGCCGCACTAGAACGTGGAGTCACCACGTCCACTCAAATTAACGATGCGCCGCTGGTGATAGACCCAGAACAAGTTGGCGGACAACGCTGGGAGCCGAAAAATTACGATGGCAAGTTCGCGGGTATGATGTCGGTGCGTAAAGCACTAACCTTGTCAAAGAACTTAGTTTCAATTCGCATTTTGCAGGCCATTGGCACTGACTACGCACAGCAACACATAACCCGCTTCGGATTTGACCCGAAGAATCACCCGCCCTACCTCACCATGGCGCTTGGTGCTGGCAGCGTTACTCCGCTACAAATGGCTGAAGGTTATTCTGTTTTTGCCAACACGGGATTCCGAGTGCGCTCATATTTTGTTGATCGCATCACCGATAGTCGTGGCAACATTATTGCCAAAACCCAGCCTGAAATTGCTGGCCAAAATGCACCAAGAACGCTCGACGCTCGAAATGCATTTATCATGACCAGCATGATGGGGGATGTCATTAAAATGGGGACGGCAACCAAAGCGAAGGTGCTTGGTAGAAATGATATGGCGGGTAAAACTGGTACAACTAACGACGCATATGACGCTTGGTTTGCCGGTTTTACACCACAACTGGTGGCCATTACCTGGATAGGCTTTGACCAACCTCGCTCATTGGGGGCAAGAGAAACAGGCGGTGCAGCGGCCTTGCCAGTTTGGATCAACTTTATGAGTACGGCACTCAAAGACATCCCAGAGCTACCCAAAGTAGTTCCTGATGGCATCATCACTAAAACCACGGAAACTGAAAACGGGCCAATCACCGAGTATTATTTGCAGGAATACCCAAATACCAATGCAGAACTCGGCTTGGGTGGTAGCAGCGAAGGGGGCGACAATCAACCTCTAGGTGAAATCAAAGAGTTGTTGTTCTAA
- a CDS encoding flagellar brake protein, with amino-acid sequence MQRRDNYRLLIPVFLPANCFIPTPNGDEAAIALTDISIGGLGLLGFNPDIELIEGETLHGCRIELPSIGIIHCDLLVRTQSDITLKNGIKTIRTGCQFIQLSNQNETLLQRYLFQLERRSK; translated from the coding sequence ATGCAAAGACGCGACAACTACAGGCTCTTAATACCGGTTTTTCTGCCCGCCAATTGCTTCATCCCCACTCCAAACGGGGATGAAGCCGCAATTGCCTTAACTGACATCAGTATTGGTGGTCTGGGTTTACTTGGATTTAACCCTGATATTGAACTCATCGAAGGCGAAACGCTGCATGGCTGTCGTATTGAACTACCTTCGATTGGCATCATTCATTGCGATTTACTGGTGCGCACTCAAAGTGACATCACATTAAAAAATGGCATCAAAACCATCCGAACAGGCTGTCAATTCATTCAACTCAGTAACCAAAATGAGACTTTACTCCAGCGCTATTTGTTTCAATTAGAGCGACGCAGCAAATAA
- the aroB gene encoding 3-dehydroquinate synthase, with protein MTRVVRVDIAHAPYDILIGKNLLSVADRISSLLPQPRVAIVSNTTVAPLYMQPLVASLEAQGIVCQQIILPDGEKYKTWESLNLIMDALLTERAERKTTLIALGGGVIGDMTGFAAAIYQRGVPFIQIPTTLLAQVDSSVGGKTAINHPLGKNMIGAFYQPRLVLADIDSLSTLPDREFSAGMAEVIKYGLIDDPEFLAWLEVNMDGLMARDEVLLAEAIERCCQNKARIVAADEKETGQRALLNLGHTFGHAIEAGMGYGVWLHGEAVAAGMVLAAYASQALGHLITQDVERVIAILKKTKLPVVSPSLGGAARFKELMAQDKKVDAGRIKFILLRQLGEAYIGELPESAIDSALLAACEADK; from the coding sequence ATGACCCGTGTTGTTCGTGTAGACATTGCACATGCTCCTTATGATATTTTGATCGGCAAAAATTTATTGTCAGTTGCCGATCGAATTAGCTCTCTCTTGCCGCAGCCTCGTGTTGCTATTGTTAGTAATACAACGGTTGCTCCCTTGTATATGCAGCCCTTAGTGGCGTCTCTAGAGGCGCAAGGGATTGTTTGCCAGCAAATTATCCTACCCGATGGCGAAAAGTATAAAACTTGGGAGTCGCTAAATCTGATCATGGATGCATTGCTAACCGAGCGAGCGGAGCGTAAAACTACGCTGATTGCCCTGGGTGGTGGTGTTATTGGTGATATGACTGGTTTTGCAGCTGCGATTTACCAGCGCGGCGTGCCGTTTATTCAAATCCCTACTACATTATTGGCTCAGGTTGACTCATCAGTTGGCGGTAAAACAGCTATCAATCATCCTTTGGGTAAGAATATGATTGGTGCTTTTTATCAGCCACGGTTAGTGCTGGCAGATATCGATAGCCTGTCTACCTTGCCTGATCGAGAGTTCTCGGCGGGGATGGCTGAAGTTATTAAATATGGTTTGATTGACGACCCGGAGTTCCTAGCTTGGCTGGAAGTTAATATGGATGGCTTGATGGCTCGCGATGAGGTCTTGCTGGCCGAAGCTATCGAGCGCTGCTGTCAAAACAAAGCTCGAATTGTCGCTGCGGATGAAAAAGAAACAGGCCAGCGTGCCCTGTTGAACCTAGGCCATACTTTTGGTCATGCCATTGAAGCGGGCATGGGCTATGGTGTTTGGTTGCATGGTGAAGCGGTCGCCGCTGGTATGGTGTTAGCGGCCTACGCATCACAAGCACTTGGGCATCTCATTACACAAGATGTTGAGCGCGTGATTGCGATCCTGAAAAAAACCAAACTGCCCGTGGTGTCACCTTCGCTCGGTGGCGCTGCTCGTTTTAAAGAGCTCATGGCGCAAGATAAAAAGGTGGATGCTGGCCGCATCAAGTTTATTTTGCTGCGCCAGCTGGGTGAGGCTTATATTGGCGAATTGCCAGAGTCAGCGATTGATTCGGCATTGTTAGCCGCTTGCGAAGCCGATAAATAA
- a CDS encoding pilus assembly protein PilM → MNLDFLKPAAPPLIGVDISASAVKMVELSQTGRNFSLDRYVIEPLPKDAVTDSNITNPDAVAEAVRRAWKQMGGKIKNVAIALPASAVITKKILVAAGMNERDLEMQVETEANQYIPFSLDEVNLDFQVLGVAPNSPDEEEVLIAAAKKNKVDERVAAIEEAGLKASVLDVESYATQAAFELMRPQLPNGGDNQIVAVVDIGATAMHMNIFKDGQSIYSRDQGYAGNQLTQEIQRKFNMSSEEAEQAKRQGGLPDNYEPDVLQPFMDTMALEISRSLQFFYTSSNYTTVDHILLAGGCSVIHGLDEAVSSRTQVASTMRANPFFSMSTGKVRGKQIQLDAPSLLIACGLAMRRFDPA, encoded by the coding sequence TTGAACCTCGATTTCCTGAAACCTGCAGCTCCACCCCTTATTGGGGTCGACATCAGTGCATCTGCTGTCAAAATGGTTGAGCTGAGCCAAACAGGGCGCAATTTTAGCTTAGACCGCTATGTAATTGAGCCTTTGCCAAAAGATGCTGTGACCGATAGCAATATTACCAATCCAGATGCAGTTGCTGAAGCTGTTCGCCGTGCCTGGAAGCAGATGGGCGGAAAAATCAAAAATGTGGCGATAGCATTGCCTGCCTCTGCGGTGATTACAAAAAAAATCCTCGTTGCAGCTGGAATGAATGAGCGTGATTTGGAAATGCAGGTTGAGACCGAAGCAAATCAATACATTCCATTCTCATTGGATGAAGTCAATCTAGACTTCCAAGTGTTGGGAGTCGCTCCAAATAGCCCCGATGAGGAAGAAGTTTTAATTGCTGCTGCGAAAAAGAATAAAGTAGATGAGCGTGTAGCTGCTATCGAAGAGGCAGGCCTTAAGGCTTCTGTATTGGACGTAGAGTCTTACGCGACACAAGCCGCATTCGAATTAATGCGCCCGCAGTTGCCTAATGGCGGTGATAATCAAATTGTTGCAGTGGTTGATATTGGTGCAACCGCTATGCACATGAATATCTTCAAGGATGGGCAGTCAATTTACAGCCGTGATCAAGGATATGCCGGCAATCAATTGACCCAAGAAATTCAGCGGAAATTCAATATGTCCTCAGAAGAAGCTGAGCAGGCGAAACGGCAGGGTGGTTTGCCAGATAATTATGAGCCAGATGTGTTGCAGCCGTTTATGGATACCATGGCTTTAGAAATTTCGCGTTCGCTCCAGTTCTTTTACACATCAAGTAACTACACAACCGTTGATCATATTTTATTGGCTGGTGGTTGTAGCGTGATTCATGGTCTTGATGAGGCCGTTTCAAGTCGAACTCAAGTTGCTAGTACGATGCGTGCCAATCCATTTTTTAGCATGTCTACGGGTAAGGTGCGTGGCAAACAAATTCAATTGGATGCCCCTTCACTGCTCATTGCGTGTGGTTTGGCCATGAGGAGGTTTGACCCAGCATGA
- the pilQ gene encoding type IV pilus secretin PilQ produces the protein MKMTKILSCLTQTAFLLIAPFALAAEMASITSIDVSNVSAEKQVVKVTFNGAPPTPTSFSVNTPPRIAFDFANTTNQAGKSSVQVNGASLRMINVAEGTGRTRLVFNLQKPASYETTVENNSLLISIDGASTASVNKNSAPTRTNAQFAESKQTGKREGIQDIDFRRGSAGEGKVVIDLSSSNVGIDIRQQGKKLLVEFSKASLPKNLERSLDVADFGTPIQKVDTFSQGDTIKMLIEPKGNWEYSAYQTENRFVVEVRDAADGKGKASLAKQNYKGEKLSLNFQSVEIRTVLQVIAEFTGLNIITSDTVNGALTLRLKDVPWDQALDIILQAKGLDQRKSGNVLWIAPRDELAAKETAELEAKKKISGLEPTRTEYFLLKYAKAIDAQKLLSEGKGKDASTSLLSERGTVASDLRTNQIIVQDIPSKLEQVRELLSKIDVPVRQVMIEARIVEAEDGFTKNLGVKWNGLYANKNAGVAGGLTTKEYGTTNTFTGPALDGSKPSVNLPAAAIGGFNPGSIALLLAGSDGLLGLELSALEQDGKGKIVSSPRLVTADQVEAVIEDGQEIPYSESSQNGATSVSFKKATLSLKVTPQITPDGSVFMDVAVNKDSRGEATLSGPAINTKQIKTKVLVENGGTVVIGGIYIEDTTNTVTQIPLLGDIPVMGNLFKNRTSVKAKRELLIFLTPRVLQSDLTLR, from the coding sequence ATGAAGATGACTAAAATACTGAGCTGTTTAACTCAGACCGCTTTCTTGCTGATTGCTCCTTTTGCCCTAGCTGCAGAAATGGCAAGCATCACTTCAATTGATGTGAGTAATGTCAGCGCAGAAAAACAGGTTGTGAAAGTGACCTTTAACGGTGCACCTCCAACACCTACTAGCTTCTCCGTAAATACGCCGCCTCGTATTGCTTTTGATTTTGCCAATACCACTAATCAAGCGGGAAAAAGTTCGGTTCAAGTGAATGGTGCATCATTACGAATGATTAATGTTGCAGAAGGGACGGGTCGCACGCGCTTAGTGTTTAATCTGCAAAAGCCTGCTTCGTATGAAACTACAGTTGAAAATAATTCCTTATTAATTTCAATTGATGGCGCTAGTACTGCATCGGTAAACAAAAATAGTGCCCCTACACGTACTAATGCGCAATTTGCTGAGTCCAAACAGACGGGTAAACGTGAAGGAATTCAGGATATTGATTTCCGGCGCGGTTCAGCAGGTGAAGGTAAAGTTGTTATCGATTTATCTAGCTCAAATGTTGGAATTGATATTCGTCAGCAAGGCAAAAAACTCCTTGTCGAGTTTTCGAAAGCCTCACTGCCAAAGAATCTTGAACGTAGTTTAGATGTTGCTGATTTCGGTACGCCTATTCAGAAAGTAGATACCTTTAGTCAGGGCGATACGATCAAAATGCTGATCGAGCCGAAAGGTAACTGGGAGTATTCGGCGTATCAAACCGAAAATCGCTTTGTTGTGGAAGTGCGAGATGCTGCTGATGGGAAAGGTAAAGCATCACTTGCAAAACAAAACTATAAAGGCGAGAAGCTATCTCTCAATTTCCAAAGTGTGGAAATTCGAACAGTATTGCAAGTGATTGCCGAGTTTACGGGCTTGAATATTATTACTAGTGACACTGTGAATGGTGCTTTGACGCTACGCCTTAAAGATGTTCCTTGGGATCAAGCTTTAGACATTATTTTGCAAGCAAAAGGTTTGGATCAGCGCAAATCTGGAAATGTACTTTGGATTGCGCCAAGAGATGAATTGGCCGCAAAAGAAACGGCAGAACTTGAGGCTAAGAAAAAGATCTCCGGTTTGGAGCCTACCCGCACTGAATATTTCTTACTGAAGTATGCTAAAGCCATAGATGCACAGAAATTACTTTCTGAGGGTAAAGGCAAAGATGCTTCAACCTCCTTGCTATCTGAGCGCGGGACTGTCGCTAGTGATTTACGGACTAACCAAATTATTGTGCAAGACATCCCTTCAAAACTGGAGCAGGTGCGTGAATTATTAAGCAAAATCGACGTTCCAGTTCGTCAAGTGATGATCGAGGCCCGCATCGTTGAGGCTGAGGATGGATTTACTAAGAACTTAGGTGTCAAATGGAATGGTTTGTATGCCAATAAAAATGCAGGTGTTGCTGGTGGTTTAACAACCAAAGAGTATGGCACGACAAATACATTTACTGGCCCTGCTTTGGATGGTTCGAAACCCTCGGTTAATTTGCCTGCGGCAGCAATCGGTGGCTTTAATCCTGGTTCAATTGCGCTGCTGCTTGCTGGTTCTGATGGCTTGTTGGGGCTGGAACTCTCTGCTCTAGAGCAGGATGGTAAAGGCAAGATTGTCTCTAGCCCACGCTTGGTAACTGCCGATCAAGTCGAAGCAGTGATCGAGGATGGTCAGGAAATTCCATACTCAGAGTCATCTCAGAATGGTGCAACATCTGTTTCATTCAAGAAAGCAACGCTATCACTGAAAGTAACGCCACAAATTACGCCTGATGGCAGTGTATTTATGGATGTTGCTGTGAATAAAGATAGTCGTGGTGAGGCGACACTAAGTGGCCCTGCCATTAATACCAAGCAAATCAAGACTAAAGTACTGGTTGAAAACGGTGGAACAGTGGTGATTGGTGGCATCTATATTGAAGATACCACTAATACCGTGACACAAATTCCATTGCTCGGCGATATTCCTGTAATGGGTAATTTGTTCAAAAATCGCACTTCTGTTAAAGCTAAGCGTGAATTGTTGATTTTCCTGACCCCTCGTGTATTGCAGTCAGATTTGACTTTGCGTTAA
- a CDS encoding type 4a pilus biogenesis protein PilO: protein MTLDELKNLDPKDAGNWPIPVQLGAMALLAALVIGIGHYYVWQPQLDELEVGRQKEEQLKQDFLEKKKRAINLEAYRQQLLEIQQSFGALLKQLPNKSEMETLLTEINQAGVGRGLLFELFKPGVELKTAEFAEMPISIKVTGSYHDLAAFVSDVAQLSRIVTLSDIKLSVPKDPSMLTMEATIKTYRALDDAELQAIRQAELEARKKKRQ from the coding sequence ATGACATTGGATGAGCTTAAGAATTTAGACCCAAAAGATGCCGGCAATTGGCCAATACCCGTACAGTTAGGTGCAATGGCATTGTTGGCCGCTCTTGTAATTGGCATTGGGCATTATTATGTTTGGCAGCCACAACTCGATGAGTTAGAGGTGGGGCGACAAAAGGAAGAGCAATTAAAACAGGACTTTTTAGAAAAGAAAAAGCGCGCAATTAACCTTGAAGCTTATCGTCAGCAATTACTTGAAATTCAGCAATCTTTTGGTGCGTTGCTTAAGCAATTGCCAAATAAATCTGAAATGGAAACATTGCTGACCGAAATTAACCAGGCTGGCGTTGGTCGTGGTCTTTTGTTTGAACTCTTTAAGCCTGGTGTAGAGCTAAAAACGGCGGAGTTCGCCGAAATGCCAATTAGCATCAAAGTGACAGGTTCGTATCATGACCTCGCAGCTTTTGTGAGTGATGTAGCACAGCTGTCTCGAATTGTGACCTTGAGTGACATTAAGTTGTCTGTACCTAAAGACCCATCTATGTTGACAATGGAAGCCACAATTAAGACTTATCGAGCACTCGATGATGCAGAGTTACAGGCAATCCGACAGGCTGAGCTTGAGGCTCGTAAGAAAAAAAGACAGTAA
- a CDS encoding YihY family inner membrane protein — protein sequence MSDTSDLPLWRRIIGFARFVGRRLLADRCLETAGSLTYTTLLAVVPLFTIALTVISAFPMFNEISSKFRGFIITNLVPDAAGKVVGVYMRQFAENADRLTTFGMIGLVATALLLMLTIEKTFNTIWRVQRQRKLLSRTLTYWATLTLAPLLIGLSLSLTNWLSNQAGSIAGGLDVEFIKLGPWFLVFGSLSLLYLVLPNCFVPRNHAFTAALIASILLELMKLLFAQYIKQFGTYKLVYGAFASFPIFLLWLYLCWVIVLAGAVMSATLSYWHNDGWRWDDHHGTRFEQAMRILSELAYAHQYSYILHINELRKRVGLGVDATQQLLEQMAGQNWVESNRDGEWFLAGSAHNIRLHQVFELIVSPLSSDGKSSLSLPLDKAKAALDITLADYLSASQAANNAESIADSGNSPI from the coding sequence ATGTCTGATACTTCCGATTTGCCACTTTGGCGCCGAATCATTGGCTTTGCCCGCTTTGTAGGTCGCCGACTGCTGGCTGATCGCTGCCTTGAAACCGCGGGTAGCCTGACCTATACCACGCTGCTGGCCGTCGTTCCACTATTCACGATTGCGCTGACCGTGATTTCCGCATTTCCGATGTTCAATGAAATTAGCAGCAAATTTCGTGGTTTTATCATCACCAATCTGGTGCCCGATGCCGCTGGCAAAGTGGTTGGCGTGTATATGCGACAATTTGCTGAAAATGCCGATCGCCTGACCACCTTCGGGATGATTGGTTTGGTAGCTACGGCCTTGCTGTTGATGCTCACGATTGAAAAAACCTTCAACACGATCTGGCGTGTGCAGCGCCAACGCAAGCTCTTGTCGCGTACCCTCACCTACTGGGCCACACTGACACTGGCGCCACTTTTAATTGGGCTAAGCCTGTCGCTGACCAACTGGTTGTCGAATCAAGCAGGCAGTATTGCGGGTGGGCTTGATGTTGAATTTATCAAACTTGGGCCTTGGTTTTTAGTTTTTGGCTCGCTCAGCTTGCTGTATTTGGTACTTCCCAATTGCTTTGTACCGCGCAACCACGCATTTACTGCGGCGCTGATTGCCTCAATATTGCTGGAATTGATGAAGTTGCTCTTTGCCCAGTACATCAAACAATTTGGCACGTATAAATTGGTCTACGGCGCGTTTGCCAGCTTTCCGATTTTCCTGCTATGGCTGTATCTATGCTGGGTGATCGTGCTCGCTGGCGCGGTGATGTCGGCCACACTATCGTATTGGCACAATGATGGCTGGCGCTGGGATGATCATCATGGCACTCGATTTGAGCAGGCGATGCGAATTTTATCTGAGCTGGCGTACGCACATCAGTACTCATACATCTTGCACATCAATGAACTACGCAAACGAGTGGGTTTAGGCGTTGATGCGACCCAACAATTGCTAGAGCAAATGGCAGGGCAAAACTGGGTAGAGTCCAACCGTGATGGGGAATGGTTTTTGGCGGGGAGTGCGCACAATATCCGCTTGCATCAGGTATTTGAGCTGATAGTGAGCCCGCTGAGCTCAGATGGAAAAAGCAGCCTGTCCTTACCGCTTGATAAGGCCAAAGCTGCTCTGGATATTACTTTGGCAGATTATTTATCGGCTTCGCAAGCGGCTAACAATGCCGAATCAATCGCTGACTCTGGCAATTCGCCAATATAA
- a CDS encoding PilN domain-containing protein: MIRINLLPHRQEKRIARQRRFVGMLAFSFLVAIAILIAGYLFLSSKIDTQNERNEFLTIENAKLDKEIAEIEKLKAEKQALLDRKQIVERLQSNRTEIVHLMDQLTRQVPEGVYLKDVKQTADLVVINGYAQSNARVSTLMRNLNDSAIFEQPLLIEVKSANVGNQRLSDFILNVKVTRAVENASGVAAQPNVAKGK; the protein is encoded by the coding sequence ATGATTAGAATTAACTTACTCCCCCATCGTCAAGAAAAACGGATTGCTAGGCAACGTCGCTTCGTCGGTATGTTGGCTTTTTCGTTCTTGGTTGCTATAGCAATTTTGATTGCAGGGTATCTATTTTTAAGTTCAAAAATTGATACTCAAAATGAGAGAAATGAATTTCTGACGATCGAAAATGCCAAGCTCGATAAGGAAATTGCTGAAATTGAAAAGCTAAAAGCAGAGAAGCAGGCGTTGCTTGATCGTAAACAAATTGTTGAACGGTTGCAGTCTAATCGAACTGAAATTGTCCATCTAATGGATCAGTTGACTAGACAAGTTCCTGAGGGTGTTTATCTGAAAGATGTTAAGCAAACCGCTGATTTGGTTGTAATAAATGGTTATGCTCAGTCTAATGCCCGAGTTTCTACTCTGATGCGTAACTTGAATGATTCCGCTATTTTTGAGCAGCCGCTATTGATTGAAGTGAAATCAGCAAATGTTGGTAATCAACGGTTGTCTGATTTTATTCTGAATGTAAAGGTGACTCGTGCCGTTGAAAATGCATCAGGTGTAGCCGCTCAACCCAACGTTGCTAAGGGGAAATAG
- a CDS encoding pilus assembly protein PilP, giving the protein MKRWILLGLITTSLSGCFGDKNSDLKAWMQEQSEGLRGRVEPLPEVKPYEPFTYNAFDLPDPFKPSKMELAKKGSGGGIAPNTNRVKEILESYDLEKLRMVGTLQQGKIIQALVKAPDGNLYRVKLGSYMGQNFGMVTKVTETEISLKEIVEDSGGDWVERTTTLSLDDSEQKK; this is encoded by the coding sequence ATGAAAAGATGGATCTTACTGGGGCTAATTACTACCTCTTTAAGCGGATGCTTTGGGGATAAAAATAGTGATTTAAAGGCTTGGATGCAAGAACAATCCGAGGGTTTGCGTGGTCGTGTAGAGCCACTGCCTGAGGTAAAGCCTTATGAGCCTTTTACTTATAACGCATTCGATTTGCCTGATCCTTTTAAGCCCAGCAAAATGGAACTGGCTAAGAAAGGCTCGGGTGGTGGCATTGCGCCAAATACAAATCGCGTTAAAGAAATACTTGAAAGCTACGATCTTGAGAAGTTACGCATGGTTGGGACCTTGCAGCAAGGTAAAATCATTCAGGCCTTGGTAAAGGCACCTGACGGTAATTTGTATCGAGTTAAATTAGGTAGCTATATGGGGCAAAATTTCGGCATGGTTACAAAAGTGACCGAAACTGAGATTTCCCTTAAGGAAATTGTAGAAGATAGTGGTGGCGATTGGGTTGAACGTACAACAACCCTTAGTCTGGATGACTCGGAGCAGAAAAAATGA